A portion of the Nitrospira sp. genome contains these proteins:
- the hpnH gene encoding adenosyl-hopene transferase HpnH has translation MAVPVSQMLTVTKYVLMQRLKGVARYPLVLMLEPLFRCNLACAGCGKIQYPDHVLDKRLTPEQCWAAAEECGAPIVSIPGGEPLIHPEIAKIVEGLVAQQRYVYLCTNAILLERKLDEYKPSKFLTFSIHMDGLRDEHDLAVCRDGVYDVAVKAIKAALKRGHRVTTNTTLFDDANPERVRKFFDEMMALGVEGMMISPGYSYQKAPDQQHFLKRARTRELFTRILSKPKAGWQFNQSPLFLDFLMGRREYHCTPWGNPTYNVFGWQKPCYLLQEGYAKTFRELMETTAWDEYGSTKNEKCADCMVHCGYEASAVQDTFGTVSGFSRTVKLTLLPTSR, from the coding sequence ATGGCCGTTCCGGTTTCTCAAATGTTGACTGTGACCAAGTATGTGCTCATGCAACGGCTCAAAGGCGTGGCGCGGTATCCCTTGGTGCTGATGTTGGAGCCGCTGTTCCGCTGCAACCTGGCCTGCGCGGGTTGCGGGAAGATTCAGTATCCTGACCACGTGCTCGATAAACGGCTCACGCCCGAGCAATGTTGGGCGGCGGCGGAAGAATGCGGGGCGCCGATCGTCAGCATTCCCGGCGGCGAGCCGCTGATTCATCCTGAAATCGCCAAAATCGTCGAGGGCCTGGTCGCCCAACAGCGGTATGTCTATCTGTGCACCAACGCGATCCTCCTGGAACGAAAGCTGGATGAGTACAAGCCGAGCAAGTTCCTCACCTTCAGCATCCATATGGACGGGCTGCGGGACGAACATGATCTGGCTGTGTGTCGAGACGGCGTCTATGACGTGGCGGTCAAGGCGATCAAGGCGGCCCTCAAGCGCGGGCACCGCGTGACGACCAATACCACTCTCTTCGACGATGCCAATCCAGAGCGGGTCCGAAAGTTTTTCGACGAGATGATGGCGCTTGGAGTGGAGGGGATGATGATTTCACCGGGGTACAGTTATCAGAAGGCTCCGGATCAACAGCACTTTCTCAAGCGGGCGAGGACGCGAGAACTTTTTACGCGTATCCTCAGCAAGCCCAAGGCGGGTTGGCAGTTCAATCAATCCCCGTTGTTTCTGGACTTCCTCATGGGACGCCGGGAATACCACTGCACACCGTGGGGTAATCCGACCTACAACGTGTTCGGATGGCAGAAGCCCTGCTATCTTCTCCAGGAAGGCTATGCCAAGACTTTCCGTGAACTGATGGAGACGACGGCCTGGGACGAATATGGAAGCACGAAGAACGAGAAATGCGCCGACTGCATGGTGCATTGCGGCTATGAGGCTTCCGCGGTTCAGGATACGTTCGGCACCGTATCAGGGTTCAGCCGCACCGTGAAACTGACGCTCTTGCCCACCTCACGATGA